The window GCGTCCCTCCGCGGTGTCGTTGGACGCCACGAAGTTCGTCTTCCCATATCCATGCGGAATCAGCCGGCTCTGCGAAATGCCTTGCTGTCCGAGATAGTTGACCACGGCATCGGCGCGCCTCTCCGACAACCTGAGGTTGTACTCCTCGCTCCCAATCGCATCAGTGTACCCATTGACGTCAACGTTCACCTCGGGATGCGCCTTGAGCGTCGACGCAGCCTCATCCAGGACTGCCGCGTCACCCGGACGGATATTGTATTTGTCGAAGTCGAAGTGCACGCCGCGAAGCACGATCTTCTCCTTGGGT of the Candidatus Binataceae bacterium genome contains:
- a CDS encoding OmpA family protein, translated to PKEKIVLRGVHFDFDKYNIRPGDAAVLDEAASTLKAHPEVNVDVNGYTDAIGSEEYNLRLSERRADAVVNYLGQQGISQSRLIPHGYGKTNFVASNDTAEGRAQNRRVELVPMQ